In the Balaenoptera musculus isolate JJ_BM4_2016_0621 chromosome 2, mBalMus1.pri.v3, whole genome shotgun sequence genome, AGGCTCATGCTGTTGGACCAGGGATCACAGTTGAGCAGCAGGCTATTAGGGAACATTGAGATGGTTTGAGAATTTGAAACCTGAGCTAGGGATGGCATCGAGGTGATGGCATTAAATTTGCTTTTCCTGCACTACCCTTAGTTGTattataaattattctttaagCGTATAGGGAGATTTGGGGCAGAGAGGATGACTCCTGTTCCATGTGCTAAaacatatatttgtaatttttaacaaattaaataatgcttaatttttaataaagtatcACATCCATCTGTTTTGCCTGGAAAGAGACTCCCtataccccctctttttttttttttaagttttctgaacaataaaaaaatgaatattaccATTTCTGGtcatcaaaggcattttttaGATGGCTCACAATCTTTCAAATTGTAGAACAAATTTACAATAGTCTGGACACTTAAATAGCAGTtacaatgtttttgtttttgtttttcttttttaattaccttTCTAAAGATAGCTAAGGGAACAATTTCAAATAGTTCCTCTGTGCTTTAGATATAAGTTGTTTCAATTGCTGTGTATTGGTAAGAATTAAGAGACTTCCGGCTTGCCATGTCCTGTCAAGTTAGCTTCTTTTGTAGGGAAATCAAATCTGGCACCTTTCAATTAACTTCTTTACCTCTCTAATCTAAAAATAGATGGAACAGTTCTGGAGGAGGAAGGTCTGATTActatctgtagattgcctttacTTCCCCAACTGTGTCTTCTAACATTTCAAAGTTTACTGAAAGTCCTTTTCTAAAAgcaggaaaacacacacagatgGGAGGAAGGTTGAGCTGTTGGCAAATAATTTTATTCCCAGTCATGAGCTTGTCACCTCTCAAAGGAATCACAATGGTGTATCTCATCTGAACCTGGAGGTCTCAAAAGAGGGGATAAGTGGAAATGTGTCATGGACTGGAGTTTGGTCATTCTAGTTGGTAACTCAAGTGTGGGCTAtttgggaggcagagagagatgagaggaggcggggagtggggaagaaaagagCAGTCTTCTCTCTGACTTGACATCACCTCTGTTTCTGTGCATCACCTTTAAACTGCTTCATCACAGTGTCAGATTAAAAGGATGCATCTTTCTAAATAACTTTATCAGTccccattttgcatttctttataactGGAAAgggtttcacatttttttttccccttaaattgtATTCGTTGCTCAGTCACTCATTTCATCTTGAAATATGACTGTGGCCAGTTGCATTTGTAGATGGTCATCATTGATTCAGTGGATTCAGCCCTGGGCCTCTTGTGCCTGTCTGTTTGGATATGCAAATAGATCTCTGAGAGAAGATACTGACTGTGATGTGAAATTCACAATATGATCATTGATAGTGAGAGGTAACAATATGGTTTCCGTTTTGTTGATAAAGATAATTgaatcattttcatttcctgaatACCTTTTCaactgaattattattatttagcatGTCACTTAATGCCAACTCCCTGCCTCTGGGCATTTAGTCCCAATCAcagtgatcattttttttttttttaacatctttgttggagtataattgctttacaatgttgtattagtttctgctatataagaaagtgaatcagctatatgtagacatacatccccatatcccctctctcttgagtctcccgcccaccctccctatcccacccctctaggtggtcacaaagcaccgagctgatctccctgtgctatgcagctgcttcccactagctatctattttacattcggtagtgtatatatgtccatgccactctctcacttcgtcctagcttacccttccccctccctgtgtcctcaagtccattctatacgtctgtgtctttattcctgtcctgcccctaggttcttcagaaccatttttttttttttttttttttttttttagattccatatatatgtgttagcatacggtatttgtttttctctttctgacctacttcactctgtatgacagactctaggtctatccacctcactacaaataactcaatttcatttctttttatggctgagtaatattccattgtatatatgtgccacattttctttatccattcatctgacaatggacacttaggttgcctccgtgtcctggctattgtaaatagtgctgcaatgaacattgaatCACAGCATTCTTGAAAAGCCACAGTCAGATCAGCACTTAATCCACTCACTACCCTTAACTGActcttttctctctactttccTACAACAGATTGCAGACTGAACTTAACCAAGTTCATAGGCTGATCCACACTGACCTGACCGACCACAGAAGAAGGGATTCTGCCTACCCAGCTGGGCCCCTTTTGACCGCTGATAACTTGACTTCACTTGTTGCCTGGGTGGAAAGTTCTCCTTACTGAAATTTTTTTGCACATGGAGGACAATAGCAAAGAGGGCAACATAGGCTGATAAGACCAGAGACCACAGGAAGATTCTTTGACCTTAGCCTTGGGGACTTTTCCTCTAGCTGGAGTTCTGGACTTTAACAGAACTGCGTTCAATCATTTTGGTTTTgctatctgttttttttttttttttctttttcttttcactaccACATCgtattttatttctgtacttCAGAAATGGGCCTACATACTACACAGGGGCCCAGCCAGGGGGCTTTTTTCCTGAAATCTTGGCTTCTCATTTCCCTGGGGCTCTACTCACAAGTGTCAAAACTCCTGGCGTGCCCTAGCGTGTGTCGCTGCGACAGGAACTTTGTCTACTGTAACGAGCGAAGCTTGACCTCAGTGCCTCTTGGGATCCCGGAGGGCGTCACTGTACTCTACCTCCACAACAACCAAATTAATAATGCTGGGTTTCCTGCAGAGCTGCACAACGTACAGTCTGTGCACACCGTGTACCTTTATGGGAACCAACTGGATGAATTCCCCATGAACCTTCCCAAGAACGTCCGAGTTCTCCATCTGCAGGAAAACAATATTCAGACCATTTCACGGGCCGCCCTGGCCCAGCTCTTGAAGCTTGAAGAGCTCCACCTGGATGACAACTCAATATCCACGGTGGGGGTGGAAGATGGGGCCTTCCGGGAGGCCATTAGCCTCAAATTGTTGTTTCTATCCAAGAATCACCTGAGCAGCGTGCCCGTGGGGCTTCCCATGGACCTGCAAGAGCTGAGAGTGGATGAGAATCGAATTGCCGTCATATCAGACATGGCCTTTCAGAACCTCACGAGCTTGGAGCGTCTGATCGTGGATGGAAACCTCCTGACCAATAAGGGCATCGCCGAGGGCACCTTCAGCCACCTCACCAAGCTCAAGGAATTTTCCATTGTCCGGAATTCGCTCTCCCATCCCCCCTCTGATCTCCCAGGTACGCACCTGATCAGGCTCTATCTGCAGGACAACCAGATCAACCACATCCCTTTGACAGCCTTCTCGAATCTCCGGAAGCTGGAACGGCTGGATATATCCAACAACCAGCTGCGCGTGTTGACTCAAGGGGTCTTCGATAACCTCTCCAACCTGAAGCAACTCACTGCTCGGAATAATCCTTGGTTCTGTGACTGCAGTATTAAATGGGTCACGGAATGGCTCAAACACATACCCTCATCTCTCAACGTGCGAGGTTTCATGTGCCAGGGTCCTGAACAAGTCCGGGGGATGGCAGTCCGGGAGTTGAATATGAATCTGTTGTCCTGTCCCACCACGACCCCCGGCCTGCCTCTCTTCACCCCAGCCCCAAGTTCAGCTTTGCCCACGACTCAGCCTCCCACACTCTCTGTCCCGACCCCTAGCAGAAGCTATATGCCTCTAACTCCCATGGCATCGAAACTCCCCACGATTCCCGACTGGGATGGCAGAGAAAGAGTGACCCCGCCTCTTTCTGAACGGATCCAGCTCTCTATCCATTTTGTGAATGACACTTCCATTCAAGTCAGCTGGCTCTCTCTCTTTACTGTGATGGCGTACAAACTCACATGGGTGAAAATGGGCCACAGTTTGGTGGGGGGCATCGTTCAGGAACGCATTGTCAGTGGTGAGAAGCAGCATCTGAGTCTGGTCAATTTAGAGCCCAGATCCACTTATCGGATTTGCTTAGTGCCACTGGATGCATTTAACTACCGAGCTGTAGAAGACACCGTTTGTTCTGAGGCCACCACCCACGCCTCCTATGTGAACAACGGCAGCAACACGGCTTCCAGCCACGAGCAGACGACTTCCCACAGCATGGGCTCCCCTTTCCTGCTGGCGGGACTCATCGGGGGCGCGGTGATATTTGTGCTCGTGGTCCTGCTCAGTGTCTTTTGCTGGCATATGCACAAAAAGGGGCGCTACACCTCCCAGAAGTGGAAATACAACCGAGGCCGGCGGAAAGATGACTATTGCGAGGCAGGCACCAAAAAGGACAATTCCATCCTGGAGATGACAGAAACCAGCTTTCAGATCGTCTCCTTAAATAATGATCAGCTCCTTAAAGGAGATTTCAGACTGCAGCCCATTTACACCCCAAATGGGGGCATTAATTACACAGACTGCCATATCCCCAACAACATGCGATACTGCAACAGCAGTGTGCCAGACTTGGAGCACTGCCATACGTGACAGCCAGAGGTCCAGCATTACAAACGCGGACAGTAAGACTCTCGAGAACACACTCGTGTGTGCACATAAAGACACGCGAATTACATTTGATAAATGTTACACAGATGCATTTGTGCATTTGAATACTCTGTAATTTATACGGTGTACTATataatgggattttaaaaaagtgCTATCTTTTCTATTCCAAGTTAATTACAAACAGTTTTGTaactctttgctttttaaatcttaaagaaaaaaaaaaaatagttgctgAAGTACTGTACAGGGTTGTACAATGAGAACCCAATGCCAAGGTAAAAGAACGAGTGATTCTTCCTCCTGATGCAATTCACCACTTTGCTGTTGAAGCTTCAGAACAAATTCCTTTCCTAGAATTGGTGGTCAGATGAAAGGGCAGGTTAAAATGGACTCATCAGGGTAGGATAAATAATAGGCATAAAACCAGAAATGACCCCAGATATCTTCACGCTATTTGTATACTTCCTGGTctggaagaaaagtgaaaacttCTAGAATATAAGAAAGGAGGTAGTCACCCTGATTTGACCCAAAGGAGGAAATGCAGAAAACATCTCTTGAGGAAGTCAGTTCCTGTGAGATAAGTTAACCCATCCTGGCAGAATCAAGAAAATGAGATAAGATTTGAAAAGACAGTCAAACCCAGGGGTTGGCTTTCTGATTGGGACCTTGAAAATCACTCTTCAGGCTTCCCTGGCCCTATGTGAAACAGTGAGAGACCTGAGTCTGATTTCAGTCATCTTCGGGGGCAGGTAGAATGTCCCAGCAAGAAAATGCCCTTTAAAAGTGTTACTGTTCAAATCATATGTCAGGTTGAATCACATTCAACAGAGGTATATTCTAGAATACTTTTTTTAGAAGAGGCTAATAAAATAATGGGAAGAATTATATTGAATGGAATTATTTTTGATAATGAGAACTATTTGGGTAGATTCACTGCAGCTATGTCAACATGATATTTAGACCAACAAGGGATCAATGTTTGGAATATACTAAACTTGTTATGTAAAAATTATTGATACCATTTAGACAAAAGCAAGTGATCAGTGGTTCTGTTATACTATATCAACTAACTTTGTTAGTATCATGTTGAAATAGCTTGAATTAATACCTTTATCCCCTCGGAAATTCTTGTCTTCCAACCACCTCACGTATATTTTCGTAATTAGCTGTAGAGGCAACATTTGTCGTTCCCGCTCTgctcaaaattcaaaagaaaatcatGGATGCCAGTCTTGGTTGCACAAAATATccatatacactttaaaatgtatagtaATTCTCCTTGCTAATAATTCTGTAAGGACACATCAAAGCTGGCGAAATAACgtatttgtttaaaaagcaaTACCAAGTTTCTGCCTTGAACTGACTTTGAccttcttccattttttaaatttcatttattccttttcagtCGTGGATGTTCTTCTTCTTTGGGAATTGTGGAGGGATAATCAATCTTATATTAACAGcataacagatgaaaaaaatgatcaAGTCTGAGAGGGAAGACTTGTTCCCCTAATCTTGGCAAAGCAGGGCATAGAACAGAGGGCATAGAGAAGAGAAGGATGTCCAGACTtaattctagatattttttgaagcAACGTCCATCTTCAGAAAGCATGTATAATGTACTTCTTTCCATCCCTTAGTTGTAGAAGGGCTATCAATcacatacatatattatctaAAAAATACACTCttggaaaattctttttaaaatcaaatttaggCATTTCAGTCTGTGTTGCATGTTTCCTTGATCACCGGCCATTATTTTAGGAACCTATGAAGTTAATGTCacaatcattttctttctcttcctctatcCCTCTTACTTTTAACAAAATAGAACTGTGATGTGTCTACTTTGTAAGAGTTTAGGTATAAAATGCTATGCAAGTTTTTCTTTAGAGTAagagctttattttctttaataatatatCCCCAActcatatgttttaatttcccttGTCCCTCAGAATAAGCAGAAAATATAACTGAAGTTATAATGTTATAGACACAAGAATCGAAACTGTGCAGTCAGTTGAGCTGAAATTAACTACtaattaatttgaattaattttaaagtgaCTTTGGTTTCCATTTTAGTTTATTAGCTAGCTCATTTTGGCTGTTGCTTTTTTAAAGCTTGATCCACACACTGAAGGGATAAGACAATCTGTGAAAGTGATCAGTGTAGCAGTAAGCCATCTGAAATGCAGGACCATGACATGGGGTTTTGTGTATTTAACTGGATAATTCCCTTCCACTGTCCCTTTCTCCTTGGCTGTGTAGATAAAACTATGTGTTCAAATTATGGTACTTtgatttttgaggtttttttttttttttttttccttttatccacAAAATAATCattctcatttatttgtattgtgtGTATAACCTCCAGCTGGATATTTTGCTGCTGAAGCAAATGTTTTTGCTTTGAGCCAAGAAGACCAAGGTTAGAGAGATTTCTATAATGTCTTATGGGATTCACAGAATTATCTGGGGCTTAAGTCCTACGACGGAGACCTGGTCATGTGAAATGATTAGGATGATCTGAAATGGTTCCTTTGCTAGAAGACATTTCTGAAGAGATAGAATCTAGTTATAGGCTTAATTCTGAGCTTGTGCACAACATGACAAAGACTGTTAAAATTGAGATCAGTCTCCCATTTGTAACAGTGTACCTGGGGCTCTCACCTACACCAGGATAGAAAGCACATCATGGAATTTGTAACAACCATCAGTGGTGGATGATGCTTTGAATGGTGTTTTTGTTATGAGAATGTTTTACTGATCCATCAACTCTGTATTTTGGACCTCTCTTGCACTCATACATTATTATGCATTTTGAGATTAGTCAAGAGTCACAGTTTAAGGTGCAGGACAAGACCATGAGCCGGTACCAAGCCATACGTACTGGCTTGTAAAGAGCTCGATGCTGTCTGACCAAATCGAATGATTTCAGATACTATGTGTCCACTTTCAGAGCTAGGTAACTGTCACTGTGCAGAAGAAATTCCAAAAGGAAAAGGCATAGCCATGAGCACATAGGTATTACTGACCATTATTCATACCCAGGGTTGTCATGAATACCTACTTGTTTGGGGAGATATATTTGAATAGCAAGAGGCTCTTAGCTTCCCTCAAACTGTCAAATGCATTAACAACCTATCGCATGGGACAATCAAAAGCAGAGACACAAAGGGTGTCCTCCTGCCTATTTTTCTGATGTGAGAAGTGGAAAACATTCTACCCTGTGAGAAATCATGCAATTTCTAGTTATCTGGATGTTTGCTGAAAATATATTACACGTTCTCccggagattaaaaaaaaaaagtataatgtgACCAGTCTGGTAAAAAGGATGAATGAAATAGCTAAGGTCATGGCTCCATTTCCTACTAGATCATAATTGTCCTAGTCATTCCACAGGGGTTAGAACTTCCTTCCTCACTGAGGAGAACAAGCTCTCCATGTTGTGAACACAGCATCCATTCCAGAGACAAGACGATACAGTTGCCATCCACAGGGAGCAGATAGCTTGGTCAGCTAACCTCACTTGCAGAATCCATTACAACTTTCAACAGTGAAGTGATCGATTTCCATTACTTCTTAGCTTCTAGCATCTTTCTCTACCCTATAACAAGGAGACATTGTTTCACTTTAGAATATGAGGAGAATAGTTTTGCTCATGACTTACCTTTCCAACTTCATGGGAAAGCAGAGCAGAAAATGGAGCcccaaagagaaagagataaatacataaaacaaaccaaaaaaactcctCTTCATTATTAGTTTTGTCCAACCTTgcctgctgctttttttttttttaagtcaaaatacTAATGTAGGAAGCAGTAGTTTACACCCCTCTCTAATTTCTTCAGTGGGGTCAAAAGACAATTGCTGACAATGGGGGATGCTTGTCCCTGACTGTGAGGAGAAAGTTTTGTACATGTTGTTATAACATGTACTGTTACACTGTTATTCTGAGGATACTGTTACAACAAAAAAATCGCATTCTTTTTGCTAtagtttaagtttttttctttttctagcagCACACCCACCAGAAGAGCACAAAGCAAGGCCATCACAACAGACATTTTTTAACTAGTATAAAACACACacttgtgtacacacacacaccacacacaggcGTATCCGTAAAGACATCCATGGGATGTAAgatttttaacctttctgaggcAAGTTGAAGGCGTCGCCACTGTGTGTCCCTCGTGGGAACAGTATATATTCGCTGAAAGTTAATCCTGATGATTTGTTATTGTTTGAGCCGTATGTTGATTTGCTTCTGGTTTCTGTGTAGTGTGTTCTCGCTGACAAGGGACTGCAAGGGGCTGGAAGATTCTGCATCACACATCCCCTGAGACCCACTGTGTCGCACACTTTGTTAACTACAAACTTCACTCTACACTATACAGTACCTTGTTGATATACTCAGTAaaggcttattttaaaaagaaaccacattgtgtttatctgAGTAAGTTCATTGGGATACTACCCATCCTTGCTTGGTTCATGTCAAAGAGAAATGAGGGGCACTTCCTGATGCAGGACCATGGATGGAATGAAGGAGGTAGTAgggtttttcattttctcttaccTTGAAGACAACTTCTGTGTTTTAAGGCCACTTGACTCTTTTTGTGTGAGGGGTTTATATGAAATcttcacattcttttctatttcctgacTAAATTGTTTGTTCCTATGAATATCTTttgaatatacacacatacatggagcatattattttgtgtttgtgaaATCTGTGTTGTTTAGAATATAGATAAATGCCAATGTAGTTATCTCATCAGAATAGTCTTTTTCCCTATTTCATAATATACACTGTCcattttaaatgtcacttttcCTTAAGAATCTTCATGGTATTTTCTACTTCAGAATTGTTTATAG is a window encoding:
- the FLRT2 gene encoding leucine-rich repeat transmembrane protein FLRT2 — encoded protein: MGLHTTQGPSQGAFFLKSWLLISLGLYSQVSKLLACPSVCRCDRNFVYCNERSLTSVPLGIPEGVTVLYLHNNQINNAGFPAELHNVQSVHTVYLYGNQLDEFPMNLPKNVRVLHLQENNIQTISRAALAQLLKLEELHLDDNSISTVGVEDGAFREAISLKLLFLSKNHLSSVPVGLPMDLQELRVDENRIAVISDMAFQNLTSLERLIVDGNLLTNKGIAEGTFSHLTKLKEFSIVRNSLSHPPSDLPGTHLIRLYLQDNQINHIPLTAFSNLRKLERLDISNNQLRVLTQGVFDNLSNLKQLTARNNPWFCDCSIKWVTEWLKHIPSSLNVRGFMCQGPEQVRGMAVRELNMNLLSCPTTTPGLPLFTPAPSSALPTTQPPTLSVPTPSRSYMPLTPMASKLPTIPDWDGRERVTPPLSERIQLSIHFVNDTSIQVSWLSLFTVMAYKLTWVKMGHSLVGGIVQERIVSGEKQHLSLVNLEPRSTYRICLVPLDAFNYRAVEDTVCSEATTHASYVNNGSNTASSHEQTTSHSMGSPFLLAGLIGGAVIFVLVVLLSVFCWHMHKKGRYTSQKWKYNRGRRKDDYCEAGTKKDNSILEMTETSFQIVSLNNDQLLKGDFRLQPIYTPNGGINYTDCHIPNNMRYCNSSVPDLEHCHT